The following proteins are co-located in the Pedobacter sp. FW305-3-2-15-E-R2A2 genome:
- a CDS encoding 2-dehydropantoate 2-reductase translates to MKTKELTIIGLGGVGGYFGFKLAQKYASSDALNISFVARAQTYEIVKEKGLTLLSAEHENPVAFPHQIYSNLAQLPETDVFVICVKEYDLENICQQLKSRIKEDTVILPLMNGVDIYERIRKIISNGIVLPSCVYVASHIKEKGIVEHKGNPGKIVMGKDPENPQYDALEIAALLKEAGIDLDYKEDSFPDIWTKYFFIASFGLVTARYNKSIGQVVEEPALHNRAALIMKEIEAIAKKKEVAISEDIIEKTFQKAASFPYQTPTSLQLDVQSGKANTELELFAGAIIDYGKILGIPVTETQQIYNEIKAGLL, encoded by the coding sequence ATGAAAACAAAAGAATTGACTATAATAGGACTTGGTGGTGTTGGAGGTTATTTCGGGTTTAAACTCGCACAGAAATATGCTTCATCTGATGCGCTGAATATCTCATTTGTTGCCAGGGCACAGACCTATGAGATCGTCAAAGAAAAAGGATTGACCTTACTTTCTGCAGAACATGAAAACCCGGTTGCCTTTCCCCATCAGATCTACAGCAATTTAGCGCAATTGCCTGAAACGGATGTATTCGTCATTTGCGTAAAGGAATACGACCTGGAAAACATTTGTCAGCAATTAAAATCCAGAATTAAGGAAGATACGGTGATTTTACCCTTAATGAACGGGGTAGATATCTATGAAAGGATTCGTAAGATTATTTCCAATGGCATCGTACTTCCCTCCTGCGTATATGTAGCTTCCCATATTAAAGAAAAGGGTATCGTGGAACATAAGGGGAATCCAGGAAAAATCGTGATGGGTAAAGACCCTGAAAATCCGCAGTATGATGCTTTAGAAATCGCAGCATTGCTGAAAGAGGCCGGTATTGACCTGGACTATAAGGAAGATTCTTTCCCTGATATCTGGACAAAATATTTCTTCATTGCCAGTTTTGGCTTAGTGACCGCAAGGTACAATAAGTCAATCGGACAGGTAGTCGAAGAACCGGCACTCCATAACAGAGCGGCTTTGATTATGAAAGAAATTGAAGCAATCGCGAAAAAGAAGGAAGTGGCCATCTCTGAAGACATCATTGAGAAGACCTTTCAAAAAGCCGCATCCTTTCCTTATCAAACGCCAACTTCTTTGCAATTAGATGTACAGTCCGGAAAAGCAAATACAGAACTTGAATTGTTTGCCGGAGCCATTATTGATTATGGAAAAATCTTAGGAATTCCGGTTACGGAAACCCAGCAGATTTACAATGAAATAAAAGCAGGGTTACTTTAG
- a CDS encoding MFS transporter, which produces MIKAIPIFKSWVPEWLIRLSIMLLLLSSVLLFALSTADGSAAAGYYGMEPADVQFSLLLFYAAVASFAGVERRFFERIVTKEYLLICIVLEILIAYCCYHTREIWLVFTFRFLQGLVNCGITSICLNLLFGRLKSEHAREVGYTIFYAMILCVSPVTALFAAPLVENFEYNVLYKAIIFCFLPSAALLFVILNRVHIFRKKPLYQLDWASFLLFVVMLILIAYVLIYGQQKDWLEDSGIVYSIVAILLLFLCSVLRQRSLKRPTVDLGVFKYRNFSIGIVFLVILYLIRGAFGLTTTYFITVLGMDSLHANELMIYNILGIITGSFIAIRFLILQKMLRVLWIAGFALLMVFFGMMCFLFATEADAETFIIPLFLQGLGAGMVMSPIVMFIVSAVPVQMGQSAASIGVFVRFSTFSLSLSLINYCQLYFKGGHSNDMGKGLSLLDLGLAERLHIYQSTLSGHGMLKDQAAKVATGLLNKAVQKQAFLQFCIDYYEMIAILCLITIVLIALQPVISRTMINVKGKHPAPAGF; this is translated from the coding sequence ATGATTAAGGCGATACCCATCTTTAAATCCTGGGTGCCGGAATGGCTGATCCGGTTGAGCATTATGTTGCTGCTGTTGTCTTCTGTCCTGCTCTTTGCCTTGTCTACGGCTGATGGAAGTGCTGCTGCGGGATATTACGGAATGGAACCGGCAGATGTGCAGTTTTCTTTGCTCTTGTTTTATGCGGCAGTCGCCAGTTTTGCCGGGGTAGAGCGTCGTTTTTTTGAACGGATAGTCACTAAAGAGTATTTGCTGATCTGTATCGTACTGGAGATTTTAATTGCCTATTGCTGTTACCATACCCGGGAAATCTGGCTGGTCTTTACTTTCCGTTTCTTGCAGGGACTGGTGAACTGCGGAATTACGAGTATTTGTTTGAACCTCTTGTTCGGCCGCTTAAAATCTGAACATGCCAGAGAAGTGGGGTATACGATATTTTATGCGATGATCCTGTGTGTATCGCCTGTAACGGCGTTATTCGCGGCACCTTTGGTAGAAAACTTTGAATATAATGTTTTGTATAAGGCGATCATTTTTTGCTTTCTGCCCAGTGCAGCTTTGCTGTTTGTGATCTTAAACCGGGTTCACATTTTCCGGAAAAAACCTTTATATCAATTAGACTGGGCCAGTTTTTTATTGTTTGTCGTGATGCTCATTCTGATCGCCTATGTATTGATCTATGGCCAGCAAAAAGACTGGCTGGAAGATTCCGGGATTGTTTATAGCATTGTCGCCATTTTGCTGTTGTTTCTGTGCTCTGTACTGAGACAGCGCTCCTTAAAGCGTCCTACGGTAGATCTTGGGGTATTTAAGTACCGTAATTTTAGCATTGGGATCGTTTTTCTGGTGATCCTTTACCTGATCCGGGGTGCGTTCGGATTAACCACGACGTATTTTATCACGGTGTTGGGGATGGATTCCCTCCATGCCAATGAATTGATGATTTATAACATCCTTGGAATCATCACCGGATCTTTTATTGCCATCCGGTTTTTGATCCTGCAAAAGATGCTGCGGGTTTTGTGGATTGCAGGCTTCGCTTTATTGATGGTGTTTTTTGGAATGATGTGTTTTCTTTTTGCCACAGAGGCTGATGCAGAAACATTTATCATCCCTTTATTTCTTCAAGGCCTGGGAGCGGGAATGGTGATGTCGCCGATTGTGATGTTTATTGTTTCTGCTGTTCCGGTACAAATGGGGCAATCTGCGGCTTCAATCGGGGTTTTTGTTCGCTTCTCTACTTTTAGTCTGAGTTTATCACTGATCAATTATTGTCAGCTGTATTTCAAAGGAGGGCATAGTAATGATATGGGGAAGGGGTTGTCTTTACTTGATTTAGGATTGGCAGAACGGTTACATATTTACCAGTCTACCTTGTCAGGACATGGCATGTTGAAAGATCAGGCGGCTAAGGTGGCGACAGGCTTGCTCAACAAAGCGGTTCAGAAACAAGCCTTCCTTCAGTTTTGTATTGATTATTATGAAATGATTGCCATCCTTTGTCTGATTACGATCGTATTGATTGCCTTGCAACCCGTGATCAGCAGGACGATGATTAATGTCAAAGGAAAACACCCTGCACCTGCAGGATTTTAA
- a CDS encoding HlyD family secretion protein — MSTKQQNKTDRIISGVTTVIAAIVLVVLLIWGTKTVFTYLRYEDTNDAQVEEYINPVTSRVNGYIKSVRYVENQEVKKGDTLLVIDDSDYTVQQDEALASLSNAKAQVSVLQSNIQTAGTTAGASKAKIAAAKAKLWKQQAEYDRYKKLFDAESATRQQLESMQSMLEVAQAEYNAAQEDYAAALSKTNDIRAQSEVLLSEIQRRAAVVKRNDLNTSYTVIVAPYNGKMGRRTIQPGQLVQSGQTIAYIVDRDAGKWVIANFKETQIGKMYVGEPVDIEVDAFPGKEFSGKIESLSAATGSRFSLLPPDNATGNFVKIAQRIPVRIRLEGALASLSNLNAGMSVTVHIKKNND; from the coding sequence ATGAGTACTAAACAACAAAATAAAACAGATAGAATAATTTCAGGTGTCACGACCGTGATTGCGGCCATCGTATTGGTCGTATTGCTAATATGGGGAACCAAAACAGTATTTACTTATTTAAGGTATGAAGATACCAACGATGCCCAGGTGGAAGAATACATCAATCCGGTCACCTCAAGGGTGAATGGATACATTAAATCGGTCCGATATGTAGAGAATCAGGAAGTAAAAAAGGGGGATACCCTGCTGGTGATCGACGACAGCGACTATACGGTTCAGCAGGATGAGGCGCTGGCCTCCCTGTCCAATGCCAAAGCCCAGGTTTCTGTATTGCAGAGTAACATTCAGACGGCCGGGACAACCGCAGGGGCGAGCAAAGCTAAAATTGCCGCGGCGAAAGCAAAACTATGGAAACAGCAGGCAGAGTACGACCGCTATAAAAAATTATTTGATGCCGAATCTGCTACCCGCCAGCAATTGGAAAGTATGCAAAGCATGCTGGAAGTTGCACAGGCAGAATACAATGCTGCTCAGGAAGATTATGCGGCTGCCCTTTCTAAAACAAACGACATCAGGGCGCAGTCTGAAGTGTTGCTTTCCGAAATTCAGCGGAGGGCGGCAGTGGTAAAAAGAAATGACCTCAATACTTCTTATACGGTAATTGTAGCGCCTTATAATGGAAAGATGGGTAGAAGAACCATTCAGCCGGGGCAATTGGTACAAAGTGGACAAACCATTGCCTATATCGTAGATCGTGATGCAGGGAAATGGGTGATCGCCAATTTTAAAGAAACACAGATTGGCAAAATGTATGTTGGAGAACCTGTGGACATCGAAGTAGATGCTTTTCCCGGGAAAGAATTTTCAGGAAAAATAGAGTCCTTATCAGCGGCTACAGGTTCCAGGTTTTCCCTTTTACCTCCGGATAATGCGACCGGGAATTTCGTGAAAATTGCGCAAAGAATCCCGGTAAGAATTCGCCTCGAAGGAGCTCTGGCTTCCTTGTCAAACCTGAATGCAGGAATGAGCGTTACGGTACATATCAAAAAGAACAATGATTAA
- a CDS encoding TolC family protein yields MNFNPYKRKFGMCMSVLLSSLFVHAQTPSTPEIPLTIKEVWQLTDSNSRKLQMKQLEVLAAEAGIQVARSERLPEIAANGVLAHIFQMPIYEKGLFHTPSQYPVEPKYYKVSADAYLNIYNGGKTNREIAASRKENELAIVKKNLTKQEIHYIAAVYFYDVYRNKSYQLLLQQDIKDREKQLHEINELYKNGTVLKSDVLRAELRLSKQRMLLTEIENSIVIASQKLNLLTGSADDVRCNPIVSDAEADPVMLKGLSDYLSEAQSGSFKVQISEKEQELSELKLKQTKSNVLPSIGLFGEYMYAYPQIQFYPYALSLYSNGMAGIKLKVPISSFYTNKHKVKVAAIQLHRQEVEDEEVRENLRQEVQEYYIRYTESLKRIEVASENITQASESYRIVQNTYFNQLALLTDLLDAETQLLQSRFELTTAKVNARIQYYQLQKAVGTL; encoded by the coding sequence ATGAATTTTAATCCGTATAAAAGGAAGTTTGGGATGTGCATGTCCGTTCTTTTATCCTCTCTTTTCGTCCATGCACAAACCCCGTCTACTCCCGAAATACCGCTGACCATCAAAGAGGTCTGGCAATTAACCGACAGCAATAGCAGGAAGCTTCAGATGAAGCAGCTGGAAGTATTGGCTGCGGAAGCGGGTATTCAGGTAGCCCGATCAGAAAGACTGCCGGAAATTGCTGCCAACGGCGTATTGGCGCATATTTTTCAAATGCCGATTTACGAAAAAGGTTTGTTTCACACCCCCTCCCAATATCCGGTAGAACCCAAATATTACAAGGTTTCCGCAGATGCTTATCTGAACATTTATAACGGAGGGAAAACCAACAGGGAAATTGCTGCGTCCAGGAAAGAGAATGAGCTGGCGATCGTCAAAAAGAACCTGACCAAACAGGAGATCCATTACATCGCCGCAGTTTATTTTTACGATGTCTATCGCAATAAATCTTATCAGCTGTTGCTGCAACAAGACATTAAGGACCGGGAAAAGCAGCTTCATGAGATCAATGAACTGTATAAAAACGGAACGGTGCTTAAAAGTGATGTCCTGCGTGCGGAACTTCGCTTGTCAAAACAAAGGATGCTGCTGACCGAGATTGAAAACAGCATTGTGATTGCCTCGCAAAAGCTCAATCTTTTAACCGGCAGTGCAGATGATGTGCGGTGTAACCCTATCGTTTCTGATGCGGAAGCCGATCCGGTAATGTTAAAAGGATTGTCGGATTACCTGTCTGAAGCACAGTCGGGTTCTTTTAAAGTTCAGATCTCGGAAAAAGAACAGGAGCTGAGCGAACTAAAGCTGAAGCAAACGAAATCCAATGTGCTTCCCTCGATTGGCTTGTTCGGAGAGTATATGTATGCATACCCGCAAATCCAGTTTTATCCGTATGCCCTTTCACTGTATAGCAATGGAATGGCAGGGATTAAGTTAAAAGTGCCTATTTCTTCTTTCTATACCAATAAACATAAGGTTAAAGTGGCAGCGATTCAGTTACACAGACAGGAAGTTGAGGACGAAGAGGTCAGGGAAAACCTGCGTCAGGAAGTTCAGGAATATTATATCCGGTATACAGAATCGCTGAAAAGAATAGAAGTGGCCTCAGAAAACATTACACAGGCTTCGGAAAGTTATCGCATTGTACAAAATACTTATTTCAACCAACTGGCTTTATTGACCGACCTGCTGGATGCAGAAACCCAGTTGTTACAATCCCGGTTTGAATTGACGACCGCAAAAGTAAACGCCAGAATTCAATATTATCAATTACAAAAAGCAGTAGGCACCCTATAA
- a CDS encoding AraC family transcriptional regulator, translated as MNTLSNEALLSAIDAHQESTYVWHSKFEDRFQHHKHIKGQLTYVEGGVIFLYANDKSYFIPARHYLWIPAGVAHHLQHRYRAAIVRNIYFDTASEENNPFFDHIGIYPVNSLLLEMLKFSEHWNGDIFPGTHEYGFLNTIQNILPTISKHPLPIVVPTTDNERLRPVLWYIHQHLADELTLEVIAAATGFSERTLSRVFQASLDISFFQYLKLVRITKAMEKLLESDLTISEIAYEVGYDSISSFSNTFFKMTGRRPSTFKELKIASLSTD; from the coding sequence ATGAATACCTTAAGCAACGAAGCCTTATTATCTGCAATTGATGCACATCAGGAAAGCACTTATGTATGGCATAGTAAATTTGAAGACCGTTTCCAGCATCATAAACACATCAAGGGGCAGTTGACCTATGTGGAAGGGGGAGTGATCTTTCTTTATGCGAACGACAAATCATATTTTATTCCGGCACGTCATTACCTTTGGATTCCTGCCGGTGTAGCGCACCATTTGCAGCACCGTTACCGCGCAGCCATCGTCCGCAATATTTATTTTGATACGGCTTCTGAAGAGAATAATCCTTTTTTTGACCATATCGGCATTTATCCGGTAAATAGTCTTTTATTGGAAATGCTTAAATTTTCTGAGCATTGGAATGGAGATATTTTTCCGGGAACGCATGAATATGGATTTTTAAACACGATACAGAACATACTCCCAACCATCAGCAAGCATCCCCTACCCATCGTTGTACCGACAACAGACAATGAAAGGTTGAGGCCGGTGCTCTGGTATATCCATCAACACCTTGCAGATGAGCTGACGCTGGAGGTCATCGCTGCTGCAACAGGTTTTAGTGAACGTACCTTATCGAGGGTATTCCAGGCCTCCCTGGACATTTCATTTTTTCAATATTTGAAACTGGTCAGGATCACCAAAGCCATGGAAAAACTCCTGGAAAGCGACCTGACCATTAGCGAAATTGCTTACGAAGTCGGTTACGACAGCATCTCGTCCTTTAGCAATACTTTTTTTAAGATGACCGGACGCAGGCCCTCCACCTTCAAAGAATTAAAAATAGCGAGCTTAAGTACAGATTAA
- a CDS encoding GNAT family N-acetyltransferase, giving the protein MSPNKVHANDLTYKINPDLSTVDWTYVCELFSKVDWRKREEVEIEAAFRRSSWTLFIYKEDQLIAFGRTVDDGRYYAILADIIVDPDFQGNGLGKYLVKTLNEKLGDNYHFVNLTAAPGKGDFYKSLGWKKQSTCYIWPQGPKQLRQHTEPEEEAGI; this is encoded by the coding sequence ATGTCTCCGAACAAAGTACATGCGAATGACCTTACTTATAAAATCAACCCTGATTTATCCACTGTGGACTGGACTTACGTATGTGAGCTGTTTTCCAAGGTAGACTGGAGAAAAAGGGAAGAAGTAGAAATAGAAGCTGCATTCAGGAGAAGCAGCTGGACACTATTTATTTATAAAGAGGATCAGCTGATTGCTTTTGGAAGGACCGTAGATGACGGAAGGTATTATGCCATACTGGCGGATATTATTGTTGACCCTGATTTCCAGGGAAACGGATTGGGTAAATACCTGGTCAAAACCCTGAATGAAAAGCTGGGCGATAATTATCATTTCGTAAACTTAACTGCCGCTCCGGGAAAGGGAGATTTCTATAAAAGTCTGGGATGGAAAAAACAGTCTACCTGTTATATCTGGCCTCAGGGACCAAAACAACTCAGACAACATACCGAACCTGAAGAGGAAGCCGGTATTTAA